A genomic stretch from Enterobacter dykesii includes:
- a CDS encoding DUF2756 family protein — protein MKRLLILTALIPFAALAQPLNTMNNPNQQGYVIPSQQRMQTEMMSQQQQQKGMLNQQLKTQTQMQQQSLQNQMNANTQRVQQGQVREQPLPNKNGGMLGGMTSSGSGQQHMLPPQSNGSMLNPQN, from the coding sequence ATGAAACGCTTACTGATTCTTACGGCGCTGATCCCGTTTGCCGCGCTCGCACAGCCGCTTAACACCATGAACAACCCGAACCAGCAGGGTTATGTCATTCCGAGCCAGCAGCGTATGCAGACGGAGATGATGAGCCAGCAACAGCAGCAGAAAGGGATGCTTAATCAGCAGCTTAAAACGCAGACCCAAATGCAGCAGCAAAGCCTGCAAAATCAGATGAACGCCAACACCCAGCGCGTTCAGCAGGGTCAGGTGCGCGAGCAGCCGCTGCCGAATAAAAACGGCGGGATGTTAGGGGGAATGACGTCGTCAGGCAGCGGACAGCAGCACATGCTGCCGCCGCAGTCGAATGGCAGTATGCTTAATCCGCAGAACTAA